From one Elusimicrobia bacterium HGW-Elusimicrobia-1 genomic stretch:
- the accC gene encoding acetyl-CoA carboxylase biotin carboxylase subunit — protein MFKKILIANRSEIAIRVMRAARELGVKTAAIYSDADEKALHPRYADEAWPLGGSHPKESYLNIKKIIKIAKDSGAEAIHPGYGFLAENPSFAYACEKEKITFIGPSSKVMELMGNKIIARKTVAASGGPVVPGTTGEVRGIKPALKISSEIGYPVIVKAAAGGGGIGMRIARDAGELQEAVEQAKATAGSAFGDPSVFIEKYVADPRHIEIQILADKHGNVVHLGERECSIQRRHQKLIEEAPSPVMTPELRREMGQVAVNIARAINYVNAGTIEFIYTQGRFYFMEMNTRVQVEHPITEMITGVDVVKQQILIAAGEKLPFSQEDVKINGHAIECRINAEDPLNNFAPSPAKLKGYRSPGGIGVRVDSGVFSSYVIPTFYDPMISKLIVWGRTRDEAVERMKRALYEYIIVGPKTNIPFHKAVLANKTFLSGELSTHFIAEQKQILDETMKIIAEEQTLQEKLSSIFRTEARAAAAAVAIKTYLSNR, from the coding sequence ATGTTCAAAAAAATTTTAATTGCAAATCGTTCGGAAATTGCCATCCGTGTAATGCGCGCCGCCCGCGAACTCGGGGTAAAAACAGCCGCTATTTATTCGGATGCCGACGAAAAAGCCCTCCATCCGCGCTACGCCGACGAAGCGTGGCCTTTGGGCGGAAGCCATCCTAAAGAGTCATACCTTAACATCAAAAAAATAATAAAGATAGCCAAGGATTCCGGCGCCGAGGCAATACATCCCGGTTACGGATTTTTAGCGGAAAATCCCTCCTTCGCCTACGCCTGTGAGAAAGAAAAAATAACTTTCATAGGCCCGTCGTCGAAAGTAATGGAGCTTATGGGCAACAAAATAATTGCCCGCAAGACGGTGGCGGCCTCCGGCGGACCCGTTGTTCCGGGCACCACCGGAGAAGTGCGCGGCATAAAGCCGGCGCTTAAAATATCGTCGGAAATAGGATACCCCGTAATAGTAAAAGCCGCGGCGGGCGGCGGCGGCATAGGAATGCGCATTGCCCGCGACGCGGGGGAACTCCAGGAAGCGGTGGAACAGGCCAAGGCGACGGCCGGTTCGGCTTTCGGCGACCCGTCGGTGTTCATAGAAAAATACGTGGCCGATCCGAGGCACATAGAAATACAGATTCTGGCCGACAAGCACGGAAACGTGGTGCATCTGGGCGAGAGGGAATGCTCCATCCAGCGACGTCACCAGAAACTCATAGAAGAGGCGCCCTCTCCGGTAATGACGCCGGAGCTCCGAAGAGAAATGGGACAGGTCGCGGTGAACATCGCGCGGGCCATCAATTACGTCAACGCGGGCACTATCGAGTTTATTTATACGCAGGGACGTTTTTATTTTATGGAGATGAATACGCGCGTTCAAGTGGAGCATCCCATAACCGAAATGATAACCGGCGTCGACGTCGTCAAGCAGCAGATTCTCATTGCCGCCGGAGAAAAACTGCCTTTTTCGCAGGAAGACGTCAAAATTAACGGGCACGCCATAGAGTGCCGGATAAACGCCGAGGACCCGCTTAACAATTTCGCGCCGTCGCCGGCGAAACTCAAGGGGTATCGTTCGCCCGGGGGAATAGGCGTGAGGGTGGATTCGGGCGTGTTTTCGTCGTACGTGATACCGACTTTTTACGACCCTATGATTTCAAAACTCATCGTCTGGGGCCGCACCAGAGACGAGGCCGTGGAAAGAATGAAACGCGCTCTTTACGAGTATATTATCGTGGGGCCCAAGACCAATATACCTTTTCACAAGGCCGTGCTGGCCAATAAGACATTCCTCTCCGGCGAACTCTCTACGCATTTTATAGCCGAACAGAAGCAAATCCTCGACGAGACAATGAAGATTATCGCCGAGGAGCAGACGCTTCAGGAAAAACTTTCCTCGATTTTCCGCACCGAAGCCCGCGCCGCCGCGGCGGCCGTCGCGATCAAAACATATCTTTCCAATCGCTGA
- the ribD gene encoding riboflavin biosynthesis protein RibD, with protein sequence MRNTDEKYMKMALSLARKGAGRAAPNPMVGCVIVKNGRVIASGYHKYFGGPHAEPDAIGKLAGTPSGAVKLRGSALYVNLEPCRHTNKKTPPCVPLIIKSGIKKVVAGMKDPNPSVSGKGLADLRRAGVATVSGILQDECCDLNKVYVKNISRRLPYVTIKSAMTLDGKIAASGGDSKWISSVESRRMAHRLRLSHDAVLVGAGTVVKDNPLLNVRLGRRQKTSSENPLRVAIDPSGRIPVDSNIFDASAKTIVVTTAASAKHFAKVRRPFVAPRTLILERRGGGFDFKKIMKKLFEAGIKSVLVEGGGETNWNAIKSGVVDEYVFFVAPKIAGGRNAKTPVEGEGFRKISSAVKLRIKKTFRSGPDVVVIAAPVKNKSEVAQ encoded by the coding sequence ATGCGTAACACCGACGAAAAATATATGAAAATGGCGCTGTCTCTGGCTCGCAAAGGCGCTGGCCGCGCCGCCCCGAACCCGATGGTCGGCTGCGTTATAGTCAAAAACGGCCGCGTCATCGCAAGCGGCTATCATAAGTATTTCGGCGGACCTCACGCCGAGCCCGACGCCATAGGCAAACTCGCCGGAACTCCGTCGGGCGCGGTAAAATTGCGCGGGTCGGCTCTTTACGTGAATCTTGAACCGTGCCGCCATACGAACAAAAAAACACCGCCGTGCGTTCCTCTGATAATCAAGAGCGGAATAAAGAAAGTCGTCGCCGGAATGAAAGACCCCAATCCGTCGGTATCGGGCAAAGGCCTGGCGGATTTAAGGCGCGCCGGAGTTGCGACGGTTTCGGGAATTTTGCAAGACGAATGTTGCGATCTCAATAAAGTTTACGTCAAAAATATATCCCGTCGACTGCCGTACGTTACGATAAAATCGGCAATGACTCTCGACGGAAAAATAGCGGCTTCCGGCGGAGATTCAAAATGGATTTCGTCGGTTGAGTCGCGCCGCATGGCGCACCGTCTTCGCTTGTCGCACGACGCTGTGCTGGTTGGCGCGGGGACGGTGGTAAAAGATAACCCGCTGCTCAATGTGCGGCTGGGGCGCCGGCAAAAAACATCGTCTGAAAATCCGCTAAGAGTGGCCATAGACCCGTCGGGAAGGATTCCGGTCGATTCAAATATTTTCGACGCCTCGGCCAAAACGATTGTAGTGACCACGGCGGCATCCGCAAAACATTTTGCGAAAGTGCGCCGGCCGTTTGTCGCTCCGCGGACGCTTATTCTTGAACGGCGCGGCGGTGGCTTCGATTTCAAAAAGATAATGAAAAAACTGTTCGAGGCCGGAATCAAAAGCGTTCTGGTCGAGGGCGGTGGCGAGACGAACTGGAACGCCATAAAAAGCGGTGTCGTCGACGAATATGTGTTTTTTGTGGCGCCGAAAATCGCGGGAGGGAGAAACGCGAAAACTCCCGTGGAAGGAGAGGGTTTCCGGAAAATATCGTCGGCGGTGAAACTGCGAATAAAAAAAACTTTCCGGTCCGGTCCCGACGTTGTCGTGATAGCCGCGCCGGTAAAAAACAAAAGCGAGGTCGCGCAATGA
- a CDS encoding riboflavin synthase codes for MFTGIIEDIGTIKSASLRRLAVVTRLDGIADGDSVAVDGVCLTATSVAGGAVAFDVSPETLSRTTLGELRAGARVNIERAARPDGRLGGHIVQGHVDNIGRVAFLRREGNSLLATFGAPVEYIVEKGSVAVNGVSLTVASLDGKRRRFTAAIVPHTLEMTTFKNLRAGMSVNIEYDITAKYLDKYAAKYAAPSSQKLTREKLKNAGF; via the coding sequence ATGTTTACGGGAATAATCGAGGATATCGGAACTATAAAATCCGCTTCGCTCCGACGTCTTGCCGTCGTCACGCGGCTCGACGGCATCGCCGACGGAGACAGCGTCGCCGTCGACGGCGTGTGCCTTACGGCGACGTCCGTCGCCGGAGGAGCGGTCGCTTTCGACGTGTCGCCGGAAACGCTCAGCCGCACTACGCTGGGCGAATTGCGCGCCGGAGCGCGGGTGAACATCGAGCGCGCGGCGCGTCCCGACGGACGTCTGGGCGGCCACATTGTGCAGGGCCACGTCGACAATATCGGCAGGGTCGCATTCTTGCGGCGCGAAGGCAATTCGCTTTTGGCGACTTTCGGGGCGCCCGTGGAATACATAGTCGAGAAGGGGTCGGTGGCCGTCAACGGAGTCAGTTTGACCGTCGCTTCGCTCGACGGCAAACGCCGCCGGTTCACTGCGGCCATCGTGCCGCATACGCTGGAAATGACTACTTTCAAAAATCTGCGCGCGGGGATGAGCGTCAATATAGAATACGACATCACCGCAAAATATTTGGATAAATACGCCGCCAAATACGCCGCGCCTTCGTCTCAAAAACTTACAAGGGAGAAATTGAAAAATGCCGGCTTCTAA